Genomic window (Terriglobales bacterium):
TTTTTCGAGAGGCCCACAGCCCCTGGGTGCCATTCTCTTATACCCAATGCAGTGCGGAGCCGCCAGCGGGAAACGACGTAGGTGCCGGTTGAGTGGTGAGCTACCACGCCCCAGGGGAAAACTGGGGCAATGTTCTCCTCGAGCGCGATTCCGGTCTACTCGCCCACGACTGTGACTAGAATCGTGCGCTCCCGGCCGCGCCCGTCGCATTCGAGATGGAAGATCTGTTGCCAGGTGCCCAGCACCGGTTTGCCATCGGCGATGGGTACCGTCAGGGACGGTCCGAGCAGGGTGGCCTGCAGGTGCGAGTGCGCGTTGCCGTCGTGCCATGCCTGCTCGTGGCCGTAGTTGCGGCTGGCCGGGATCAACCGGTCCAGCACGGCCGGCAAGTCCTCTTGCAGGCCCGGTTCG
Coding sequences:
- a CDS encoding secondary thiamine-phosphate synthase enzyme YjbQ, which encodes MTYQQQISIRTQGHGDMHDLTAQVRKAIADSAIQTGTVNVFNVGSTAAVGTIEFEPGLQEDLPAVLDRLIPASRNYGHEQAWHDGNAHSHLQATLLGPSLTVPIADGKPVLGTWQQIFHLECDGRGRERTILVTVVGE